The Altererythrobacter sp. Root672 genome includes a window with the following:
- a CDS encoding efflux transporter outer membrane subunit, which produces MTFRSFALASLSALALTGCAVGPDYAVTSPPPASSGPFIAAGAPPVAPSPLPEDWWRLYDDPVLDGLIADALAANTDVRQAAARIERARAGLRGARADRLPQTSIGAGGSYNRLPEGQVPAGADQEGWSYDAGIEVGYELDLFGRVGRSVEAARADLAASQADADAVRVMVVADTTRAYADAASGAARLRVAHDIVRLLDQSLALTSRRHDAGLETGLAVAQIATLREQRAAEIPALEAERQAALFRLATLTGRTPAALPAIAGERSIGLEIREAIPVGDGAALLARRPDVRAAERRLAADTARIGVATADLYPRITLGASIGSTATDLGDLFTGGPLRWALGSLLSWAFPNQEPARARIAAAEADTQGSLAAFDGTVLLALEETETALSNYARSLERRAALQSASEQAERAVRIISAQQREGTINSLARLDAERTLAEARAQLASQDALVSRTQIDLFRALGGGWASSPAGDQG; this is translated from the coding sequence ATGACTTTCCGCTCTTTCGCTCTCGCTTCCCTATCCGCGCTCGCCCTTACGGGGTGCGCGGTGGGGCCGGACTACGCCGTAACTTCCCCCCCTCCTGCGTCGTCCGGCCCCTTCATTGCTGCGGGTGCTCCGCCAGTGGCGCCGAGCCCGCTGCCTGAGGACTGGTGGCGGCTCTATGATGACCCTGTGCTCGACGGCCTGATCGCCGACGCGCTCGCGGCCAACACCGACGTGCGACAAGCCGCTGCGCGCATCGAACGCGCCCGAGCGGGCCTGCGCGGTGCGCGAGCGGACCGGCTGCCGCAGACGTCGATCGGGGCCGGAGGAAGCTACAACCGCCTGCCGGAAGGCCAGGTGCCCGCGGGCGCCGACCAGGAAGGGTGGAGCTACGATGCCGGCATCGAGGTCGGCTACGAGCTCGATCTGTTCGGCCGTGTCGGCCGCTCGGTCGAGGCCGCGCGCGCCGATCTCGCTGCGAGCCAGGCCGACGCCGACGCGGTGCGCGTGATGGTGGTGGCCGATACCACGCGTGCCTATGCCGATGCCGCTTCGGGCGCGGCGCGCTTGCGGGTCGCTCACGATATCGTGCGACTGCTCGACCAGTCGCTTGCGCTGACCTCGCGGCGGCATGATGCGGGGCTCGAAACCGGGCTTGCCGTTGCCCAGATCGCTACGCTGCGTGAACAGCGCGCCGCGGAAATCCCCGCGCTCGAGGCCGAGCGGCAGGCCGCTCTGTTCCGCCTCGCCACGCTCACGGGCCGTACCCCGGCCGCACTGCCGGCCATCGCTGGCGAGCGCAGTATCGGGCTGGAGATCCGTGAAGCGATTCCCGTCGGCGACGGCGCGGCCCTTCTGGCCCGTCGGCCCGACGTCCGCGCTGCCGAGCGCCGCTTGGCGGCGGATACCGCGCGCATTGGGGTCGCCACCGCCGATCTCTATCCTCGCATCACGCTCGGCGCTTCGATCGGGTCGACTGCGACCGATCTCGGCGACCTGTTCACCGGCGGTCCGCTGCGCTGGGCGCTCGGCTCGCTGCTGAGCTGGGCCTTCCCCAATCAGGAGCCGGCCCGCGCGCGCATCGCGGCGGCGGAGGCGGACACGCAAGGTTCGCTGGCGGCGTTCGACGGAACCGTGCTGCTGGCGCTGGAGGAGACCGAAACCGCCCTCTCCAACTACGCGCGATCGCTCGAGCGCCGGGCTGCGCTACAATCGGCCAGCGAACAGGCGGAACGCGCCGTGCGCATCATCAGCGCCCAGCAGCGCGAAGGCACGATCAACTCGCTGGCGCGGCTCGATGCGGAGCGTACCCTGGCGGAGGCGAGAGCTCAGTTGGCGAGCCAAGATGCCCTGGTCTCGCGCACTCAGATCGACTTGTTCCGCGCCTTGGGTGGTGGCTGGGCATCGAGCCCGGCTGGCGACCAGGGATAG